A stretch of DNA from Paenibacillus sp. FSL W8-0186:
CATGGTTATTGCTATGTTGTTGATTAGTATATTTGTTAAAATTAGTGACACAGTGACATTAATCACGTATAATCATGAGAAGATATAGAGTATAACAGGTGTTTGAAATTAGTAGTACAATTTTAGGGTGTTTAAAGGGGGACAATCGAATGATATCCCTGCAGGAGGTTAGCAAGAGCTATGGCCAGCAGCGAAATGACAGATTAGCTGCGGTTCAGGAAGTAACTCTCTCGGTTGAGGAAGGAACGATTCATGGCATCATCGGACCTAGCGGCGCAGGAAAATCCACGCTGCTGCGGCTGATGAATATGCTGGAAGCTCCGGATGCAGGGAGGGTCATCGTAGCAGGCCAGGATTGGACCGTCCTGAGTGAAGGCGAGCTGCGCCGGGCGAGAAGATCCATTGGCATGATTTTTCAGCAATTCAACTTGCTTCAGAATCGTACGGTCAGCGGCAATGTCTCCGTTCCCCTGGAGCTGGCTGGGCTGCCGAGAAAGGAGCGGGCCGAGCGGGTTCGCGAGTGCCTGCGGTTTGTCGGGTTATTGGACAAGGCGGAGGAATACCCGGCGACGCTTAGCGGAGGGCAGAAGCAGCGGGTAGCGATAGCCCGCGCTCTGGCGAATCACCCGAAGGTACTGCTCTGCGACGAGCCGACCTCTTCCCTCGATCCGAATACGACGAATGATATCCTTGGCGTCTTGAGGCATGTGAACGAGACCTTGGGCGTCACGATCATTATCGTCACGCACGAGATGGATGTAGTAGCGCAGCTATGCCAACGGGTCTCCGTGATGGAGGACGGCCGGCTGACGGACAGCTTTGCACTGCAGCCTCAGAACCGTGCTTCTGCGATCCTGTCACCGAAATCGTACAGGGAACAGCTGTTGGGGACGGAGGGGGTTAGCGATGTTTGATATTTCTGTCATGCTGGACAGTATGATTCAATACGAGGCTGAAATCAGGAAGGCGATCGGCGAGACCTTCTTCATGGTGGGAATATCGGTTGCCGCTGCCATCGTCTGCGGCCTGCCTGTCGGCACCCTGCTGTTCCTGTGCCGCAAAGGCCAGATCTACGAGAACCGCACCTGGTCATGGCTGCTTAACGGCCTCGTCAATATCATCCGCTCCTTCCCGTTTCTGCTGCTGGTTGTCTTCATGATTCCGCTCACACGGATCATTGTGGGTACAGCAATCGGCACGGTGGCAGCCTCGATACCTTTGTCGGTCGTGGCGATTGCGCTCTATGCCAGGCAGGTAGAGCAGGCGCTGCTCGATGTGCCTCGCGGCGTGATCGAAGCGGCGCGCTCGATGGGTGCGTCCAAGCTGGAGATGATCTTCAAGTTTCTGTACGTGGAGGCTCGATCAGGCCTCGTGCTGGGATTAACTACGTCGACGATCAGCTACATTTCCTATTCAACCGTCGTGGGGATCGTCGGAGGCGGCGGGATTGGCGATTTTGCCATTCGCTACGGATATCAGCGTTTTGAGACGGAATTGATGACCGGGGTGATCCTATTGATGATCGTGCTGGTACAGGGTATTCAATATGCAGGCACGACGATTTCCAAGTTGCTGGATAAGCGGTCATAGCCGCAAGATTTATAATTTTTACAATATACTTAGAGAAATATTCGGAGGGAAACATACGATGAAAAAATGGATGCTCATGCTCTCATTACTAATGGTTGTTGTGACCGGCTGCGGTAAACAAGCGGACAGCGGCGCAGCGAATAAGGAGGTCTCGCCAGCGGAATCGCCGCAGCAGCAGGAGGAGGTCACGCTTAAAGTGGCAACCCTTATTCCGCCGATGACCGAGATCCTCGAACTCGTTCAGCCACTGCTGAAGGAAGAAGGCGTTAATTTGGAGCTTGTCGTATTGTCGGACAATATCCAGCCGAATGATGCGCTGGCGAATAAGGAAGTGGACGTCAACTTCTTTCAGCACGTCCCGTATATGGAGCAGTACAATCAGAACAAGAATGCTAATCTGGTAGCTGTACAACCAATCTATCACGCTGTATACGGCGCTTATTCGAAGCGTTATAAATCGATGGAAGAGCTGCCGGAGGGCGCGGTGATCGCCATCGCTAACGATCCGTCCAACATTGGACGTTCGCTGGATATGCTGGATAAAGCCGGCATTATCAAGCTGAAGGAAGGCGTCGGCATTGAAGCGACGCAAGCAGATATTATCGAAAATGAGAAGAACTATAAGTTCGAGGAGGTGGATTTGCTTATGCTGGCGCGGATGCTGGACGATGCGGATCTCGCGCTCATGACGCCGGCTTATGCGAGCCCGCTCGGCTTGACGCCGAAGAAGGACGCCCTATTGACCGAGACGGCGGAATCCGATTTCGCGATTACGCTAGTAGCCCGCGAGGATAACAAGGACTCTGAAGCGGTGCAGAAGCTGGCCAAGGCCATGTCCGGTCCTGAGGTGAAGCAGTTCCTGCAAGACAATTACGATGAAATCGCCATTCCTGCTTTCGAATGATTTCAAATGAACATTAAACAAAAATCCGGGATTTCCCCATGCGGGAGGCCCCGGATTTTTGTTTCTAACGATACAGGTCATCCACAGGCTGCCCTAGATTTCGGAGAAGATGAGGACGTCATGTATCAAAAATATACCGGCTGCTACGTTACCGTTGACAGCTCCGGCGTGGTCACGAAGGCTGAGAAGCCTGATGGTGAAGAGAAAGACGAAAATCAGCAAAAGCTATTTAATCAGGGCTCAAAGCATGAAGACGATGGTGCAAATGATGAGTAAGAAGGTGGAGAGCCAGAAGTAGTGAATTCTTCCCATCAGGAGAATCCGAGTTCTGGACTTGATGGAGATGTCCCGGACTTGCGAAGATATTACCTAATGAGTAGAGAAAAGGAGCATTCTATGTTAACTGAATGCTCCTGATCTACTAAGGCCAATATGGATTGTATTGAACGTAACCTCTGTAGGTCACATAATGGTAACCTGAACCATCGTTATCAATAACGGTGAGGGAAGGATTAACCAGTTGTAGTGTTCCTGTAAACCTACCAGCTGGAAAGTAAGTAATGTGGTAGTAACTAAGTGATGGAAAACTAGAATCTTTCTCTCCCTTTCCAAAATAAATAGTTCTAGAAACTTCTACATATTTTGGAGAGGTATCATAGAAGTCATTAGCCTTATTTGCTGCACTGGCTGTTGATGCTGGCAATACTGAAGTAATAGCAATTAAAAATGTCAAGAAGAGAGTGATAAAAGATGTTCTTTTTAAACTAAATTTCATAGATTAACACCTCCTTTTTTAATTAATATATACATTTGTGGAAAATAAATCAATTAAATTTTAATTATAATATGTAAATATAGAAATTTAAGGGTATTTAATTGAATGAAAGATAGGATGATATTAGTAAATGTAATAGATAGATGACTATGCTTACATGATGAGTTTGAGTTGATAAGTTAATGCACAGTTCAATCATATAGCGCGTTAAGGGGGAATGGTGATGCTGGACGAAGGACTTAAGACGGAATCATGGACTTCGGAGCAGATCAATGCTCACCTTCAGCGGATCGGAGCGGATAAGCTTCCAAGCATAGTTGTAAGTAGTCGATTGAATACGACTGCTCCACAAATAGCAATGAAGATTGGACGGTACCAGGGGATTGAGGAGATTGGTGATGGCGTGGGAACAAGGGGGACTTTTCCCAAAAGCAAGTGAGCAGGAAATTCAGCGTACGAAATTCCTGCTCGGAAAATATACAAGCATGATTGTATGTCTGACAGTGCTATTCGTCGAAAGATCGATGACGGGGTGAAAAGCATGGACAATTCACTTAAGCTGGTGGTTTTTTTGAACAAGGTAACGCGAATTTTTCATAAATAAAATGCCAGAAGCCCATAAACTTTATGAGAGGGCTTCTAATTAGTTTTTTTTACTACTTATTTAATGGCTCAACATTATCGTAAAGCATATAAGGAGGCATGCCAGGTTAATCCAGCTTGTAGTACATCAAGGATCTCTTTTAATGATTCCTCAGGAGAGTAAATTAATGTCATATCGCTATTCGACCCGGCGCAGACGCAAATCCTTCGTAAACCATTGACGATAGCTGAGCGTGCTGAGCAGGATGCTGGTAATGGCGGCGGAGCTGGTAAAGGCAAACACGATCAGAATTTGATAGCGAACCGCCTCGACGGGATCGGCTCCGGCGATGATCATGCCGGTCATCATGCCCGGCAGCTGGACGAGCCCTACGGTTTTCATTCCATCGATCGTCGGGATCATACTCGATTTCACGGAGCGTTTCATGACATCCTGAACCGATCTCCGAGCGGATGCGCCCAGGGAGAGCAGCGTTTCGATTTCGCCGCGCGAAGCAAGGATATCGCGTTTGAACTGGTTCAGGAACAATCCGGCCACCACCATGGCGTTGCCAATAGTCATGCCGCTGATCGGAATGATGTATTGGGGTGTTGGCTCTATAATGTCCAGACCCAGCAAGAGGCCCATCATGAGCAATTCCGTGGCCGCAATGGCTATGACCACTCTCCACCAGATTCCTGCCAGCCCTTTGCCCCGCTTGGCGGCATTGCTGGCAGCGACGGTAATCATGAATATGACGATCGCTATGATGAATAATGGATGATTGCTGTTAAAGACAAACTGAAGCACGTAGCCGACGAGCAGCAGTTGCACAGCGGCACGGATTGTTCCGATGGCGATATCCTTCTCCAGCTCAAGCTTCTGCCATACGGAAATCAGCATCGTGACCATCACGAAAATAATCGTAAAGCTGAGTGCTAAGAGAGACATAATTCACCTCTGTCCAGCGGCTGACTTAGGAATTTGCGGGCAAGACCTGTCTTGGGCTGCTCAAAAAACTGCTTCGCCGGCGTCTTTTCCAGCAGGGTATGATCACCCATAAACCAGACATAATCGCTGATCCGGGCAGCCTGCTCCAGTTGATGCGTCACCCAGATCATGGCGGTGCCTTCCTGGCGATGCCATTGTTGGAGCAGTTCCTCTACCCTTATGGCGTTGCTCTGATCCAGCGAAGCTGTGATTTCGTCGAGCAATAGTATTTTTGGCCGCAGCAGCAGCGACCGGATCAGGGCGATGCGCTGCTTCTCCCCGCCGGATAAATCGGCTGCATTTTTGCTGAGGTCGATCGTCTCAAGGCCTGCTTGTGCAAGCAGCTTGCCCACAAGCGGAGCGTCGTAAGGAATGCGGTGCAATTGATGCACCGTCCGCAAATTATCCTCGACGCTGCCGGGCAGCATGACGGCCTGCTGGGCCACATAGCAGACGGCTTTACGCCATTCTATAGGATCGATTTGCCTGGAGGATATGCCCTCCAGGCGGATATCGCCTTCATCGGCTATATCCAGCAGGGATAAAATTCGCAGTAAGGTGCTTTTGCCTTGCCCGGACATGCCCAGAAGGGCAACGCGGTCATGGCGGGCTACCGCTGCGCTGACATTGCTAAATAGAAGAGTCCCGGGCGAGTCCGCATGGCTCTTCTTTAATTGTTCCATTTCAAGCAGAGTAGGCAAGATGGTGGGCACCTCTTTTACAGGATATTTATATAGTATATTTTAACAAACCTTTGGAATAAAAAGTGGATTACACAACGTATGAAATAATGTTATAATAATTGAAAGTGAAATGAATTTACATGAAACATTTCATGGAATGGTTTCAAATGTGACTTCCTTCACTGGAATAAGTATTAATTTGTAGTATTCTAAATTCAAGGCAACAAACTGAGCTTGATAATAACAAAAATAAAATTTGAATATGGATCTTCGGGGTAAGGTGAAATTCCTGACCGGCGGTGATAGTCCGTTCCTTGAACGGCCTTTAGCCCGCGACTCCCTGTCTGAATGAGACAGGGACTGATCTGGTGAAAATCCAGGGCCGACGGTAAAGTCCGGATGGGAGAAGATCAAGGGTAAGCATGCTGTGGATTTGTCATGTCCAGGCAAGCTTATTTGATCAGCCCCCGTACAGATCGACGATGTCGATGACGGGGGTTTTCTGCGTATAAGACTCCGTATTCAAGGTAAGGAGATTGCAAGATGGAAAACGCAACTGTAGGAGTCAAAATCAAACCTTCGCTGCCGCTGCAGGCCGCCCGCCCGAAAAGCGGGTTCTGGCTAGTCGTTCTCGGAGCTGCCCTTTGGGGGGCTGATCCGCTATTTCGCATCATTTTGCTCAAGTCGCTCACATCGGCGCAAATCGTGCTGCTGGAGCATATCATCATCGCCTTGATTGCCATTCCGGTCATGTGGAAGAATCGCCAGGAGCTGCGAGGATTGGGCTGGAAGCAAGCCGGAGCCCTGCTCTTCATTTCCTGGGGCGGATCGGCCATAGCCACGATCCTGTTCACGATGGGACTCGTTCATGGCAATCCCAACGCCGTTCTGCTTCTGCAGAAGCTTCAGCCGCTGTTTGCGATCGTCCTGGCAAGAATGCTGCTAAAGGAACGGCTGCCTCGTCATTTCTCTTGGCTGATTATTCTGGCACTGGCCGGCACCTATCTGCTGACCTTCGGCTTTACTCTGCCGATCGGGCACTGGAGCGAAATCGTACAGGTCGGCAGCCTGCTGTCGCTTGGCGCGGCGGCGCTGTGGGGCGGTTCTACAGTAATGGGCCGTCTGATGGTGGGCCAAATGAAATACGAGACGGTAACCTCGCTTCGCTTCGTGCTGGCACTGCCGCTGTTGTTGGCAATTACCTGGAACGAAGGGGCAGCTTGGAACATACCTACTGAGGCTGGCGCTTTTGCGGCCGTATCCTTGAACTTGCTCGGTCAAGCGCTGCTGCCAGGCTTGCTCAGCCTGCTCGTCTATTATAAAGGGCTGACTACGACCAAGGCCTCGGTCGCCACACTTGCGGAGCTAAGCTTCCCGATGGTCGGAGTACTTATCAACTGGATTGCCTTTCAGGAGATGGTCACGGCCGCTCAGGCCTTCGGTTTTATGCTGATCTGGGCTACGCTGTTCGTGATTTCCCGGCAGTCACAAGCAGCGCCTGATGCGGTACTTAAGTCTTCATAATTCATGTAGATAAGGTGAACAACATATACGTGCTTGCCACATATTCATTTGTTGGGTTCAACTTATAATAAAATAAATGGAATTATAGCAGTTAGTTTTTGCGGCAAGAAGGGAAAAATAGATTTAAATGGATTTCATGTCGTTAGAAGGAGAGAAGTTGCCTGTGACGGGTGGTATCCATGATTTTAGGAGTATTAAATCCATCTACTTCCCTAGTACAATTGTTTGGAGTTTAATTAGATGCCTGCATTCCATTTAATTAGGGCAGTTTGGTATGCATCTTGTGGTACAGCATCTTAGTACAACGGTTGATATATAATGAACTTGATCTGCCTGCTGTACATTCATTTTCAATAATTTATTGCGATCGATCATCATCGTTGTCTTCCAGTGGAAGGCAACGATGATGATCGATTTTTTGTGAAGCGCATCGCGGAGAAATGACCGCAAAATTTGGAGCAGCTCGGTCATATTCACCAGTGAGATGGCAATAAAGTATAACAAGGGGCCAGCGGATTCATCTTCCTGACAAGAAGAAGCCTGCTGGTTTTTTGCATTTATGGATCAATCAGCTAATTTACATAAAGCGCTACATTTAAAGCGTTAACGATAACATTGGTTCTATATGATGGGGGCGATAATAATCATCTTACAGGGAGGGAATTCATGTTGCGAAATATGGGCAGGAGGATTGTATATTTACTGCTGGCGGTTCAGCTTCTTGCCGGCTCACTATTTACAGGGGCTGCAGCTTATGCCGCAGATGATAAAGCAGCAATTGATCATTTGAAGCAGCTTAAGGCGGGAGAAATTGGCGCTGGCGGGCCGCAGGCTGGCGACCTCCAAACCGATGCCGGACAAGCCGGTCATGGACAACCTGCGGAAGCATATTCCGTAACGCAAAATGTATACGCTGCAGCGGACTCTTACGATTTTACAGACAAGCTTTACATTCGCAAAATCGGTTCATACCAGGTCGGCTCCACCAACAAGGATGGCGGCGTGGCCGAGATCGTGAAATACAATAAAGGGAACGGGAGGTTCTACCTCGTTAACGGTTCCTCCAATCCGCCAAGCCTTGATATCGTCAAGCTGGCCGGCGGTGTTTTAACGAAGGAGAAGACGATTCAAGTCAAGGAGCTGGCAGAGTCGGGCGGCTTCCAATACGGCGACTTGACCAGCGTCGATGTACATGAGGAAACGAAGCGCATAGCTCTAGCAGTACAGGAAGCGGATGCGGCCAAAGCGGGCAAAATACTCGTCATGGATGAGGACGGGAATTTGCTGACGACTTACGAGGCCGGCGTGCAGCCGGACATGCTTCTGTTTACGCCGGACGGACGCTATATACTGACGGCGGATGAGGGAGAACCGCGGCTTGCCGGGATCGATCCGGAAGGCAGCGTTACGATCGTCGATACGCTGACCGAAGAGGTGACGCATGTTAAATTTGATGATCCTGCGGTGATCGATGATTTGGTGCATATCCGTGGAGCTTCCGGCGCAGACGGCAGCATCACTGGTCCGGGAAATAAAGCCGACGCCTTGTTCGATTTGGAACCGGAGTATATTGCCCTTTCTTCAGATGGAGAGACCGCTTATGTGTCGCTGCAAGAGAACAATGCGATCGCTGAGGTCAGTATCGCCGCCAGAACGGTAACAGCCGTGCGCGGGTTAGGAGTGAAAGATTTAAACGACCCGGCCAATTCGTTGGACTTGGTGAAGGACGGGACGATCAAGCTGGAGAATGTTCCATTCTTCGGCCAATATATGCCGGATGGAATAGCTGCCTATGATTTTGGCGGCCAGACCTATCTGTTTACGGCCAATGAAGGAGATGTCACCGAATGGCCGGGCCGGGTGAACGGCACAACACTTGGCAAGCTGCGAACCCGGCTGAACCCCGGCTCTGCGGCAGCGCAGTTTCTAGAAAGCAAGGGAACGGTTTACGATAAAGTCGAGGTCGCCGGGGATATGGGGAACGACGAGGTCTATTTGTACGGGGGGCGTTCTTTCTCCATTTGGAATGCTGCGGACATGCGGCTTGTGTATGATAGCGGCAGTGATTTTGAGCAAATTATAGCCCAGCGTCTGCCGGATTATTTCAATGCGAGCAACAGCAAGACAGAAAAGGATGACCGCAGCGGCAAAAAAGGCCCTGAGCCCGAATACGTCTCGGTCGGCCGGGTCGGCGATAAAGTGTTTGCTTTTATCGGGCTGGAGCGGATCGGCGGCGTCATGACTTATGACGTGACTGACCCGGCGGCGCCGGAATTCGTCAATTATACGAATACACGTGATTTCGGCGCGGGCCTGGATACCGATACGGGGCCGGAGGGACTGGAATTCATTCCTGCGCCATACAGCCCGACGGGGCGCCCGCTGCTGCTCGTTGCAAACGAGGTTGGCGGCACCGTGGCTGTCCTGGAGCTGGAGGTTACTAAGGTAACCTTGAATAAGACGGACTTGCGCCTTCATTTGGGCGGTGCCGGAGAGAAGCTGACGGCAGCGGTGGACGCCGTCGGCGTTGGCCAAGTCGGTGTGAAATGGACATCCTCCAATCCCGGTATCGCGGCGGTAAATGGGGATGGCCTCGTTACACCTGTAACTGCCGGGAGTGCGGAGGTTACGGCAATCAGCGAAGACGGCTATGGAATGACTATTGCAAAAGTAACAGTAAGTGAGGCTGCCGCGGCGGACTGGAAGCTGACGGTGATGCATACCAATGATACGCATGCCCATTTGGCCGATGTCGCAAGACGCGGAACCCTTGTCAGGGAAATCCGCGAGGAGACGGCCGGAAACAGCCTGTTGGTCGATGCAGGAGATGTGTTCTCGGGGGATCTTTATTTTACCAAGTGGCTGGGGCTGGCCGATCTGGCGTTCATGAATCAGCTGCAATATGACGCAATGACCTTCGGCAATCACGAGTTTGACCGGGGAACGGCCGTACTTGCCGAATTTGTGAGCCAGGCACAGTTCCCGCTGGTAAGCTCGAACATTGATTTCAGCAAGGATAATCATATGGCGCCATGGATTAGATCGCCTAAGACGATGAGGGCTGGCGCTTTTCAAGCGGCAGGGGATGCTGGCGTGTATCCGTATGTCGTGTTTGACGTCAACGGCAAGCGTGTTGGTGTGATGGGCCTGACCACAGAAGATACCAAGGAAACATCGAGTCCCGGAAAAAATGTTGCATTTCTTCCCGCTGCAGAGGCTGCAGCTGAGACGGTAAAGGCGATGGAGCAAGAAGGAATTCAGATCATTATCGCCTTGTCCCATCTAGGCTATAGCCGGGATAAGCAGCTCGCTGGCGCAGTGGACGGGATCGACCTGATTGTCGGCGGCCATACCCATACGAAGCTGGATGAGCCGGAAATCATCTTGAATTCGGATGGCGGCGCGCCGACGGTGATCGTGCAGGCCAATGAATGGGGGAAATATTTGGGCCGCGTCGATCTTTATTTTGACCGCAACGGCGTCGTGCTGACGGGAGCGGGCCAAACGTCCGGAAGGCTTATTCCCGTAGACAGCCAGGTAGAGGAAGATCGCGAGCTGAAAGCGATGCTGGAGCCATATAACGCTGAACTGGACGTGCTCAAAAAGCAGGTGATCGGAAATGCCGGCGTTGTTCTCGACGGGGAGCGCGACCATGTGCGCTCCAGAGAGACGAATCTGGGGAACCTCATTGCCGATGGAATGCTGGCGAAAGCAAAGGCTCTCAAAAATGCGGATATTGCCCTGACCAATGGCGGGGGAATCCGCGCTTCCATAGACGAAGGCGAAATTACGATGGGCGAGCTGCGCACGGTGATGCCGTTTGGGAACACGCTGTATATTTTGGATGTGACCGGCAAACAGCTTAAGGATGGACTGGAGAATGGCGTTAGCGGCGCCAAGCTTGCCGATCTGCCGGGTAAATTTCCGCAGGTCGCCGGCATGAAGTTCAAGTGGGATCTGAAAGCTCCGGCTGGCAGCAAAGTGTATGATATCCAGATTCAATATGGTGAGCGGTACATTCCGCTGAATGAGTCTGCGATTTACCGCTTGGCAACCAACAGCTTCGTGGCCAACGGGGGAGACGGCTATGCTTCCTTTGCCGAGGCGGTTGCGCTTGGCGCGTACCATGAGGATCTCGGGTATCCCGACTATGAGATCTTTATTGAGCATGTGGAGCAGCAGGGAGGGACGGTCCATCCCCGGGTAGAAGGGCGTATTGTTGAACAAGCGAAGCCGGAGAGCAAACCTGGAAATGGCGGCGGGTCCGGCAATGCTGGCGGCGGCAATGCTGGTGGTGGCAGTAACGCTGTCGGCGGGAGCCAAGGAAATGGCAAAAATGAGCCGGATAAGGAACAGGGCCCCAGCGGAAACGGCAGTCAGGGAGCGCATGTGCTGTCCGGCGAACAGCTGCAGCGGACAAAAGAAATCGCAGCGGACGGCACGGAAATGATCCGGATTACCGCGCAGCTGTCTGACGTTGAAGCTGCATTGGCAGCCGCCGAGCAAGGGAACCGTGAGATCATGATTCAGGCGGAGGATAAGGACTTTGCTGGATCAGGTTCCGCTTTGCAAGCAGTAAAGGTGTCTCTTCAAGCAAAGGCGCTGGCATCAGCATCCTCTAAAGACAAGAACCTCGTCATGGTCATCCGTACCGCATCAGCAAGTTATCGTCTTCCGCTGCATGTGCTGGGTTTACAGCAGTTAGAGAGCAATAATGGCGCGCTGGATTGGCAGAAGGCTTCGGTTAATGTCATTTTGGCACCCGTCACAGGAGAGAAGCTGCAGCAGATTAACAGTAAAGCCGCGGATCTGGGAGCCGGAATCATACCCGGTACGGTCTTTGATTTTAAAGTGACCTTATCCGGGAAAGACGAGGAACGGGAGATCAGTTATTTCGGGCTAACCTATGTCAGTCGAACGATCGGCATTCCTGATCATTTTGCCGATAAGCTATTAACGGCGGTGCAATATGATGAAGCGACTGGTGAATTGCTCTTCGTGCCTGCGGTGAAAATACACACAACTGAAGGGACTGCCCTTGAAATCAAACGCCCCGGCAACAACAGCATCTATGCTGTGCTGGAATACCGCAAAACGTTTGCGGATATCCATGGGCATTGGGCCCAGCAGGCGATCGAGGCCTTGGCTTCACGAATGATCGCTGCAGGAACGGATGATTCCACATTTGCTCCAGGGCAAGCAGTGAGCAAAGGCGAATTTGCAGCTTTGCTGATGCGGAGCCTGGGATTGGCCTCAGTTACAGCAATCGGGGATAGCCGATTTGCTGATGTCGGCTCCAATACGCCGCATGCCGCGGAGATTGGCTCTGCTGCACAGTATGGGATCGTAACCGGCGATGAATCCGGCCATTTCAATCCGGATCAAGAGCTAAACCGCGCCGAAATGGCTGTAATGGTCGCCCATGCCCTCCGCCTTGTGGACGGCAGCGATGGAAGCAATATACCGGGATCTTTGGCGGTATTTAAGGATCAGCACGCGATTCCTGCCTGGGCGATCCCCGGCGCTGCCTATCTGGCGGATCGTGGTATGGTGAAGGGCGATCCGCAGGGCAATTTCGAGGCTCGCGGGAAGGTAACCCGCGCCCAAGCTGCAGTGATCCTGCTGAAATTGCTCCGAGAGCTTGGATTTGTGGACGAGGCATAAGGAACGGAACCAGGTGGGGAGGTAGCATAGGATTGGACATACCAGAGGACGCCGACAGGCGTCCTTTTTGGTTTGTATTCTTGGTCGCTGAAGCTTGTTTAGCAAGTGCGGCAACATAAGGTCAAGGATTCGTCTGCGCGGGCGATCCGACTACGCACGTTGAAGGAGGCCATTCGCCCGTAAGCCTGTTAGCCCCGGAAACCGGTCAGTCGGTCAGCCTGGTAGCCTGGTAGTCTGGTAGCCTGAGCCTGAGTCTAACGACTCCCATTCACGTTATTTGTACCAATTTGCGCTTATTTTACATTTAACGGCTGTCAGCCACGCTATTTAAGGTTTATCTACAGTTTTGAGCAATAAAGATTGAAATAGCGTTCCCTGGTTTCGTTAGATTCTGACAGAGGCTATTTTCGGAAAAATAGTGATCGTGAGAATCGTTAAAACCAACCACTAGTACTCGTTCTATGTCACAATTTCGATCCGTCACGTCTTAGTTATGGTCTATGTTAGCTTCAGTCTTGTGTCTTGGTCTCGCGTTTCAACCTCGCGCCACGTTCTCACGACTCGGCGCCGCGGGTGTCGTAGTTCATCACTTCCAATCAGCAGCAATCGTTTGCTTACTAGAAGGCGAAGGAGCTTTATTGTTATTGACAAGAATAGAGCGAATGGTTACCTTAAATAGAAATGATCGTAAAGAACTGGAAAAATGCATGGGCTATAGGAGGATACTTGTCTTGAACAAATGGATGGCAATCTTAATAGCAGGTCTCATGGCGGCGGTGGTCACTTCGGGCTGTACAGTGGATTCAAACCCAGAGGCGGTTAATACGTCGACAGTTAGTGATGGCAAGAACGACAAAGGCTCGAATTCGAATACCACCACTTCGAATCAAAATTTGCCGAAGGCGGAGGAGCTTATACAACGGATGAACGAGGCTGGAAAGGAACTCATGAGCTTCTCGACCGAAGTGGATGTATACCAGACTATTGTAAACA
This window harbors:
- a CDS encoding choice-of-anchor I family protein, with product MLRNMGRRIVYLLLAVQLLAGSLFTGAAAYAADDKAAIDHLKQLKAGEIGAGGPQAGDLQTDAGQAGHGQPAEAYSVTQNVYAAADSYDFTDKLYIRKIGSYQVGSTNKDGGVAEIVKYNKGNGRFYLVNGSSNPPSLDIVKLAGGVLTKEKTIQVKELAESGGFQYGDLTSVDVHEETKRIALAVQEADAAKAGKILVMDEDGNLLTTYEAGVQPDMLLFTPDGRYILTADEGEPRLAGIDPEGSVTIVDTLTEEVTHVKFDDPAVIDDLVHIRGASGADGSITGPGNKADALFDLEPEYIALSSDGETAYVSLQENNAIAEVSIAARTVTAVRGLGVKDLNDPANSLDLVKDGTIKLENVPFFGQYMPDGIAAYDFGGQTYLFTANEGDVTEWPGRVNGTTLGKLRTRLNPGSAAAQFLESKGTVYDKVEVAGDMGNDEVYLYGGRSFSIWNAADMRLVYDSGSDFEQIIAQRLPDYFNASNSKTEKDDRSGKKGPEPEYVSVGRVGDKVFAFIGLERIGGVMTYDVTDPAAPEFVNYTNTRDFGAGLDTDTGPEGLEFIPAPYSPTGRPLLLVANEVGGTVAVLELEVTKVTLNKTDLRLHLGGAGEKLTAAVDAVGVGQVGVKWTSSNPGIAAVNGDGLVTPVTAGSAEVTAISEDGYGMTIAKVTVSEAAAADWKLTVMHTNDTHAHLADVARRGTLVREIREETAGNSLLVDAGDVFSGDLYFTKWLGLADLAFMNQLQYDAMTFGNHEFDRGTAVLAEFVSQAQFPLVSSNIDFSKDNHMAPWIRSPKTMRAGAFQAAGDAGVYPYVVFDVNGKRVGVMGLTTEDTKETSSPGKNVAFLPAAEAAAETVKAMEQEGIQIIIALSHLGYSRDKQLAGAVDGIDLIVGGHTHTKLDEPEIILNSDGGAPTVIVQANEWGKYLGRVDLYFDRNGVVLTGAGQTSGRLIPVDSQVEEDRELKAMLEPYNAELDVLKKQVIGNAGVVLDGERDHVRSRETNLGNLIADGMLAKAKALKNADIALTNGGGIRASIDEGEITMGELRTVMPFGNTLYILDVTGKQLKDGLENGVSGAKLADLPGKFPQVAGMKFKWDLKAPAGSKVYDIQIQYGERYIPLNESAIYRLATNSFVANGGDGYASFAEAVALGAYHEDLGYPDYEIFIEHVEQQGGTVHPRVEGRIVEQAKPESKPGNGGGSGNAGGGNAGGGSNAVGGSQGNGKNEPDKEQGPSGNGSQGAHVLSGEQLQRTKEIAADGTEMIRITAQLSDVEAALAAAEQGNREIMIQAEDKDFAGSGSALQAVKVSLQAKALASASSKDKNLVMVIRTASASYRLPLHVLGLQQLESNNGALDWQKASVNVILAPVTGEKLQQINSKAADLGAGIIPGTVFDFKVTLSGKDEEREISYFGLTYVSRTIGIPDHFADKLLTAVQYDEATGELLFVPAVKIHTTEGTALEIKRPGNNSIYAVLEYRKTFADIHGHWAQQAIEALASRMIAAGTDDSTFAPGQAVSKGEFAALLMRSLGLASVTAIGDSRFADVGSNTPHAAEIGSAAQYGIVTGDESGHFNPDQELNRAEMAVMVAHALRLVDGSDGSNIPGSLAVFKDQHAIPAWAIPGAAYLADRGMVKGDPQGNFEARGKVTRAQAAVILLKLLRELGFVDEA